TAATGTGGCAggagtttagagagagagaaatctgaagaatttTCTCTCCAACTGCGatgatcaggaacgttgtggtttctcTTCATCCCATCTTGTGAAAGATTATTAAAATTTGCATGGGGTTATTgcctttcttttattttgactctttaggtgaaggagtgaagttggtcataatACTGATCAGCGAGACAAGGGTAGCATTAGAGAGACCAGACAGACCAGATCCCAAAAAGCAGATGTCAAAGCAAATATGAACATGCAGGTGAGACGACCcaattcagggcatggcaatatgatgccttggctgggatctaaagatccaatgcctaagattTGGATGTGGGGGGGGGagaacgggagtgccccgagaaaacccactttcacaggacaggcagCAAAAGATTTACCTGTCCTGTACACTTATGTAGTACACATAAGTGGCTTTTTGATGGCTTATATGCAAATACTcagatgtttatttatcttttaccTCTATCATTGTGACATATTTTAGGCTTTTTGCCTTGACTTTTCCTGTACACAGGTAAAGCTCTGGATAAGAAAGAGATGTGGTCTCCCATGAGTATCTCATGGCCTACCTTTAGATGTTTTCAGAAGGAAGTTCATCTAGGTTGTCTTTGCACAAGTTTCTCCATCATCTCAACATGGGATTCTGGCTGTCTGTGTACAGAGAAGCttatttgtttcagaagttagcattttccttaactgaaaatttatttatcatgGATATTCACTTGCATATGCATTCCCATCCGTCCTCCCCACTTTTCCAGCACATCTTTGTTGATTTCCTCATCAAATAAAGAGGATTCTTGCATGCACATGTAGAGGAAAGAGTTTTGCACAAGGAGATGAGGCGTGTCATGCTCATATTGGTAAAGGATTTTACTGCATGATACGTCATCCTTCATGTGGTAATGTAAATTGATATGAACACATGAATTTAGATGATATTTTTCACAAGACTGGTAGCATGCAAAGTTGTCAGATATGCACAATTTCAAGAGAAGAATAGTTATATAAGTACAAAGGTAAGTACCTAATGTAAATTCATTTTCAGGTAGGGGAGACTTcaaactttttgtaaaatatcaagAATTCATGGAAAGTCAATATGATTTCATAATGTTGATCCTATTATGACTGCTGAAGAAGTAATATTTTGTGACATACTTTTGGAACATAGATAAGATTGACAGCTGCCATATTTAGTAGGAGGTATCAGTAAATGTCAATCTTTTTCAGAATTCACCTTTGTTTGTCAGGACGGTTAATCCAAGTAGTGAATTGAAGTTTATGTACACTATTCATGCATCCTTAGATGTTGTAGAAGAAAAAGTGACTGTTGGAAAGAAGAGCAGTGGAGAGCTGAGAGAACTGTATTTGGGACTTCTCTATCCCACAGAAGACTATAAAGTGCAAGTGtatttctttactgtatttatcattGGGACTGTGCTATGCCCATTGTTAGCCACagaattaataacataatattcttAAATATGTTATGTCTTATTGGTTATGCTTTGTGATTTTGCAGCCTTCAATATTTGTATGATTTCCAAGAATGTAAGATGGTTGTTTATTTGGTTAAATTGCAATgtcaacatttataaaagtacATTCACATACATAACTGGATATAGATAtgttaacaagaaaaacaacaaaaaaccagtGTATGATggtaacaaaattgttttaaaaaaattgagacATTGATACACTAATGTAAATGCTTTAACTTGTCATAACATTGATTTGACAAGTTGTCATCATAACTGTATTTTAAGGCAATGAGAGTTGATGTTAAGTACTTGCTTctgaaattttaaattcatacataatacagtattttcaaatataattgtgTATGTTCTATCACACAAAGTTTATAGaacttgttttagtttttagtGTAAGAAAAATTAATGTGGTTATGATTTCTTTACTGTAGGTATGGATATGTCACAAATACAAgaattaaatttataatcattGTCGAATCAAGTTATACAACACTTCGAGATAATGATATTAGACAAGTAAGTAAGAATAGTTTTTGTACTTGCGTAGTATTATTAAGGTCgtgtaaatataaaagtataatgcAGAATTATAAggtatgtttaaattttaatacttctttgattaatttataaattataagttttaaataaaatatttatttgtcaagATATGTAGCCAGAATAGGATATAAGTACTATAGTAGAAAGGGCACctaaaagttattaataataaaatcttagTATTTTTGACAGGTCTGCCTGTTGGAAATACTAGGACTTTAATTAGACTGGTTAAATGATAGTTTCCATTACTGATTTGTTAGAAAAAGAGGAATGCAAGAGttagcagttggtggtgatgacttcatttcacattgctaaattagggatggctagtgcaggtagccctcatgtagaaTTTTTACGAtcagtacaaacaaacaaaccattgctgatttatttaactttttttctgttttctgcttcagtttttatttcagtttccacTTCATctataaaaacttgaaaaatggaaagtttcattttatttaacttaGATCTAGTGTAGGTTAACAATCTTTGTGAAGAATcatgattaattattataattactttaacTTAAATTTAGTTTGGAGGTTATGGAATTAATTGAAgtaaattttatatcattaagtTTTTCTTTAAGATTGAAATCAGTTTCCCCATATGATCTGGCATTCTTGATAAACATTtgcaaatttatgatttttaatagTTACTGGTTTGAAGATTAAGATAATGTAGTGTGCTGTTTAAAGCAGAATGATagaacatattaatataaaattcctTTAATATACTGATTTTGTTGAAAACAAGCATTAAAATTCATATCTAAAGCTTTAttttagaagaaagaaaaacaactaaatattaaaactgtaacattGTTTACTTTGATATAATAAGTTAAAGTGTATTCTCATTAGGAATATTTTCTTTTCCTAGTGTTTTCCACAATTTATGCTCAGACTGTTTTACATGATAATTTTCTATGACAGATGTTTCGAAAACTTCACAATGCCTACAGTGATGTTGTTTGCAATCCATTTTATGTACCAGGAGATACCATTTGTTCCAAGTAAGAGAGTTTAATTTAGATTAAAATTCCTAGGTTAGAGaatattcataaattaatatgCTGTAAATGcattatttatctttaatgttCACTTctgtcaaacaaatattttcagttgCATAATGTTTACTGAATTGTGGTATACCTACTATAGAACTGTTAAATTATTCATTAGTTTTTACAGCAATTAATATGTGCTTAAAATATTCACTGGAATAAATTTGAGACATTCCATTTCCTAGTCTTAAGGTGAACCTTGTCACTGGATCAAGAGCAGTGTCTCTCAATCATGTTGTTAGTTTGTGagatttcataaaaattaaaagcatATTCATTTGTAAatcataatgtttcttttttaggTGTTTGTAAACTTTGGTGGTTCATAAAGGTTTAGGGAGGCAGGGAGTCAGTctcaattataaaaaatgttgagAAACTTATCTACAGTACAAGCTATAGAATAATTAGTGTATTTtcgtttatttcatatttacctAGTGTATTTAGTCTAGAGTGCAAGCCAAAGAATAAACTGCTTGTTGACAATTCGCCTTATATGTTACTGTTAAAATCAGTtaagtgaaacattgtttattttcacacagcttaaaactagtttaaaaCTCAAAATGGTTCAATATGGCTGTGTAGCAAATTCAGAAGTAACTTACAGGGGACAAAGTTATTACGTGTATATTTTTCCAACTTGTCGTGACTATGGTCATAATCAGCATATTTATAGTAGGTCATCCCACATTTTAGTATTAAATGATCCATAATTTATTTAGTACACCATTACTTTTTtaagtttgattatttctagATATTTTCTGATATCATAAGCAATTAAATTACATGGTTTGGCTATAAAACATGATGTTGAGTAACTCGTACATGTTCAGCTAAAACATGATTTGTTGCACTGGTATTTTCATACTCCATATTCTCCTAACTTGTACAActttttacatttcatatattGTAGTTCAGttaattttaactaaattatgttatttcataAATCCTGGTTGTTTTGTTGTAGGTTTCAAAATgggataaaattttaaaaatgctgaCTAATTTACTACATAATTGAGAAACTTAAGGTAATAttaatatctattttttattttattgtatggaTATTTGAATTTGCTATCTGTACacaatatacataatgtattcaCAGTATTACATTAAATCCTACTTCAACAATGTGCTAAAGGccttaacatttattattttaatcgtTTTTAGCACACAATTTTTCACCCTATGAATATAAGTATAAATGCTGTTATTTCATGTCAATTAGTACAACCATTTTCTTCGTGTGGTAGTATGAGTACTGTTAAAGGTTCCTGATAAACTGATATTTTCACATTGCTTGTTCTGACAAGCACACTTTAAGAAATgacaaattgttgtttttctctattgCATGTCAATTATATTGCAGACTATACTAATCAAATAATCTACAAGTTATTTCAACATACTTTTTTCATACCTTCACTGTGGAAATGTATCATCAGTATATTTAATTCAAAGTTCAAGTTTTAAATTTGCATTATTTAGTACCAATTAATATAAAGATGACACTAATGCTGAGAGGGACGAACCTGCAGATAaatcattctttatttataaaatgtaccattaattaaaataaattaatattctacacacttgtcaaaataattatacatataattttatcatttggtatatgtttaaaacattcaatTACATCAAAACGTACTAGTACAACTTTAACGTAATGTAAGATTTAGAGACAACAACgaacctgttggtccatctttGTTGTCTCATCCTGTAAGCCAATCTAAacctattattttaaaaatagtaattaaagccagcccttattatttatgtatttatcgagctttcttttaaactcactcaaatttactgtctcCATAACATCTGAATGCAACCCATTCCATAGGTCAACAactctgtttgaaaaataaaattttctaagtTGAAGATGGCTTCTACATTGcctaaatttatgtttttgtcccttagttttataattattgctCTTAACTATGAATAATGTCgataaaccaacaatataaattttaaacacttcaataagATCTGCTCTAACTCTTCATTTTTCaaggaaaacaattttaaggatcttaatttATCCTCATAAGACAATCtctccatcccaggtaccatttgaATAACCCTCCTTTGAACCCTTTCAAATAATTTGATGTATTTCCCAATATAAGGAACCCAACACTGACACAGTGTTCCAAATGTGGACTTACCGTTaacatatacaatgaaattataacctttttagaattgtatttaatatttctgtagatataacctaaTATTCTAATTGTGTTACCACTAGGAACAACATACTACttgaatggcttaagagactggtAATTTATTACAACACTGatatcattttctttcatgacactgttaagtttattcatttccaaattatacttataattcaaattatgataacctttGTGCAagatcttgcatttatcataattaaaaccatctgccatttattttcccaatgcactaaattatttaaattcttttgtaaatcagcagcatcctcttcacacctagcaacacccaagaccttgaaatatcagcaaatttaagtaacttattgtcCATTCCTTCAActgtgtcattaatgtaaattgGAAAGAACAATGGTCCTAAGACTAAGCCCTGAAGTACACAACTTGCAACATTAATTCATTTTGACTTAACCTCATAtttaacaaccctctgctttttcTATCAAGCCACACTTCTATCCAGTATGTTATCTAtaaagataagtttctttacaagccttttaagTGGCattttgtcaaatactttctgaaaatccagatgcaccaaatctacacccttatcCTCATTTACATATGCAGTAACATATTCAAACcatgttaaaagatttgtaatgtaacattttcccttagtgaaactatgttgactatccaataaaattctaaattttgttaaatgactgtgtaaagtatcttttatcaaactttccaaaacttttcccacaactgatgtaagactaatatgcctataatcagtgatgacaagaaaacccacttgtagataaaaatatatatgtaaaaacggctggtttgggttgagaaaattttttatgcagaggagtgaacaacttttcgaccttcttcggtcattgtcaggttatgactgaagaaggtccaaacattgtttgctcctctgaataaaaaattttctcaacccaaaccagacatttttacataatatgCCTACAATTACTGCAATAACTTATATTATCTCCTTTGGAGATAGGAGTGACATAAACTAATTTCTAATCTGTTCATACTTTTTCACTATGCAAGGTCTTACAATAACTGTGGCAAGTGGCTTACATATCCAATCTTTTATCTCCTTTAAAACCTTCAAGGAAATATTTTCTGGTCCACAAGACttgtcattctttaaactttccagATTTGTTTTAACAGGCTCAGAATTTATGcagttgtcttgttcaactttgttttcatctatcatttGCTCAATATGAGGAAtactttttaaatcttcattgataaaaactgaagaaaaagcagaatttaataatctAGCCATTTCTTAATAATCAGATACAAGTTTTCCTTTGTTATCTCTCAGGGGTCCTATCTCCATCTTAACATTTTGTTCACCCCAAGTATACTTTTA
This genomic window from Tachypleus tridentatus isolate NWPU-2018 chromosome 10, ASM421037v1, whole genome shotgun sequence contains:
- the LOC143230946 gene encoding trafficking protein particle complex subunit 2-like protein isoform X1, whose product is MAVAVAVIGKECQCSNSSWLRMNSPLFVRTVNPSSELKFMYTIHASLDVVEEKVTVGKKSSGELRELYLGLLYPTEDYKVYGYVTNTRIKFIIIVESSYTTLRDNDIRQCFPQFMLRLFYMIIFYDRCFENFTMPTVMLFAIHFMYQEIPFVPSSLKASSKEFSSRSN
- the LOC143230946 gene encoding trafficking protein particle complex subunit 2-like protein isoform X3, with translation MAVAVAVIGKECQCSNSSWLRMNSPLFVRTVNPSSELKFMYTIHASLDVVEEKVTVGKKSSGELRELYLGLLYPTEDYKVYGYVTNTRIKFIIIVESSYTTLRDNDIRQMFRKLHNAYSDVVCNPFYVPGDTICSKQFESIVKGILIQE
- the LOC143230946 gene encoding trafficking protein particle complex subunit 2-like protein isoform X2 yields the protein MAVAVAVIGKENSPLFVRTVNPSSELKFMYTIHASLDVVEEKVTVGKKSSGELRELYLGLLYPTEDYKVYGYVTNTRIKFIIIVESSYTTLRDNDIRQCFPQFMLRLFYMIIFYDRCFENFTMPTVMLFAIHFMYQEIPFVPSSLKASSKEFSSRSN
- the LOC143230946 gene encoding trafficking protein particle complex subunit 2-like protein isoform X4, with translation MAVAVAVIGKENSPLFVRTVNPSSELKFMYTIHASLDVVEEKVTVGKKSSGELRELYLGLLYPTEDYKVYGYVTNTRIKFIIIVESSYTTLRDNDIRQMFRKLHNAYSDVVCNPFYVPGDTICSKQFESIVKGILIQE
- the LOC143230946 gene encoding trafficking protein particle complex subunit 2-like protein isoform X5; amino-acid sequence: MAENDVVEEKVTVGKKSSGELRELYLGLLYPTEDYKVYGYVTNTRIKFIIIVESSYTTLRDNDIRQCFPQFMLRLFYMIIFYDRCFENFTMPTVMLFAIHFMYQEIPFVPSSLKASSKEFSSRSN